A window of Ruania suaedae contains these coding sequences:
- a CDS encoding HEAT repeat domain-containing protein: MTHPPPTEFERALAARDASSRLRAAMLAGTYPAPEQVDPLIARCALESDFFVRDMLTWALTRHPEHLTVPRLVARLTDAGAQARSQALHTLSKIGASRAWPAVRRLLDDPVDEVARSAWRAAAVLAPALERPETLALLAGRLGRGTLETQQSLSRALITLAGSDEHTLSEALRAAPDTPQAREHAAATEQLRADPDSGFALAHAKKVRALASSPDADR; this comes from the coding sequence ATGACCCACCCACCACCCACGGAGTTCGAACGCGCCCTCGCCGCTCGCGACGCGTCCAGCCGTCTGCGCGCGGCGATGCTCGCCGGGACCTATCCGGCCCCGGAGCAGGTCGACCCCCTGATCGCGCGGTGCGCGCTCGAGTCCGACTTCTTCGTCCGCGACATGCTCACCTGGGCCCTGACTCGCCACCCCGAGCACCTCACCGTGCCGCGGCTGGTCGCCCGGCTCACCGACGCCGGCGCCCAGGCGCGCAGCCAGGCGCTGCACACCCTCTCCAAGATCGGGGCGTCACGGGCGTGGCCGGCCGTGCGCCGGCTGCTCGACGACCCGGTCGACGAGGTCGCGCGCAGCGCCTGGCGAGCGGCCGCCGTGCTGGCGCCCGCGCTCGAGCGACCGGAGACGCTCGCGCTGCTGGCCGGGCGGCTCGGGCGCGGGACCCTCGAGACGCAGCAGAGCCTGAGCCGAGCGCTGATCACCCTCGCCGGCTCCGACGAGCACACCCTGTCCGAAGCGCTCCGGGCGGCGCCGGATACCCCACAGGCTCGCGAACACGCCGCCGCCACCGAGCAGCTGCGCGCCGATCCGGATTCGGGATTCGCTCTCGCGCACGCAAAGAAGGTGCGGGCCCTGGCATCATCGCCGGATGCTGATCGGTGA